From Garra rufa chromosome 19, GarRuf1.0, whole genome shotgun sequence, the proteins below share one genomic window:
- the myorg gene encoding myogenesis-regulating glycosidase: MYQVVPGGAGGTITDGVPIKKIDKDSRPLVGAGVIGVILVIAAVTAWCYYIASLRKADLLKTELLDLNKDGFLIRNQAGGIVLKMGFRSGTLDLDSCSKEGVILRCSHSFAGKVNFFIMTVKPKETVVCYRVRWEELESDRPVEHAMSYNESHWYGGAETAVQHWPIAISGQQAPKPFVTSDVYSNRQDFGGILERYWLSSNATAIKINDSVPFHLGWNDTEKTMYFQARYQDSPYKPAPGRPPYAELSYRVCVGPDVTSIHKVMVRRYFPKPNKVPAKEMFRHPIWSTWALHKTNINQEKLLTYAENIRKHGFNCSHLELDDRYTSQYGEFEFDTQKFPNASAMFQKLKADGLLVSLWTHPFVNYDSANFGPCVQKGLFVMEPTGQLPALVKWWNGIGGILDFTNPEARNWFMTQLRSLRHKYGISSFKLDAGETNYLPWQFRTKIHLPDPSTFTRRYTEMAIPFNERAELRSGYGSQNISCFFRLIDRDSVWGYELGLKSLIPTVLTISILGYQFILPDMIGGNAYPNRTDGNGKLPDRELYIRWLELSAFMPSMQFSIPPWEYDDEVVAIAQRFTELHETLVAPRVIELAGEVLDTGDPIIRPLWWIATSDETAYRVDSQFLIGDDLMVAPVLEPGKQERDIYLPAGRWKSYKGERYDNKEPIHLTDYPVDLDEIAYFEWVQ, from the exons ATGTACCAAGTAGTCCCAGGAGGCGCAGGAGGGACTATTACAGATGGCGTGCCCATCAAGAAGATAGACAAGGACAGTCGCCCTCTGGTGGGCGCTGGAGTCATTGGTGTGATTCTGGTGATTGCAGCAGTGACTGCGTGGTGCTACTATATTGCCTCCCTGCGTAAAGCTGACCTGCTGAAGACAGAATTGCTTGATCTGAATAAGGATGGCTTTCTCATTCGTAACCAAGCTGGGGGGATTGTCCTTAAGATGGGCTTCAG ATCTGGCACGCTTGATCTCGACTCCTGCTCAAAGGAGGGAGTGATCCTTCGCTGCTCTCATTCGTTTGCTGGCAAGGTGAACTTCTTCATTATGACTGTGAAGCCAAAGGAGACGGTGGTGTGTTACCGTGTACGTTGGGAAGAGTTAGAGTCGGACCGTCCTGTGGAACACGCCATGTCCTACAATGAATCGCACTGGTACGGTGGTGCTGAGACTGCTGTTCAGCATTGGCCTATTGCTATCTCGGGCCAGCAGGCCCCTAAACCTTTTGTCACCAGCGACGTGTACTCCAATCGCCAAGACTTTGGTGGCATCCTGGAGCGCTACTGGCTTTCGTCCAATGCAACTGCCATTAAGATCAATGACTCTGTGCCCTTTCACCTGGGTTGGAATGATACAGAGAAAACCATGTACTTTCAGGCACGATATCAGGACAGTCCGTACAAACCTGCACCTGGAAGGCCTCCCTATGCTGAACTTAGTTACAGAGTCTGCGTTGGCCCAGATGTGACTTCTATCCACAAGGTCATGGTGCGTCGATACTTCCCCAAACCCAACAAAGTACCCGCCAAAGAAATGTTCCGACACCCAATATGGTCCACCTGGGCTTTACATAAGACTAACATCAACCAGGAAAAGCTTTTAACTTATGCGGAGAATATACGCAAACACGGTTTTAACTGTAGCCACTTAGAACTTGATGATCGTTACACCAGTCAGTACGGAGAGTTCGAGTTTGACACGCAGAAGTTCCCAAATGCTTCTGCAATGTTTCAAAAGCTCAAGGCTGATGGCCTTCTGGTATCCCTGTGGACACATCCCTTTGTGAATTATGATTCTGCCAATTTTGGGCCATGTGTACAGAAAGGCCTGTTCGTTATGGAGCCTACAGGTCAACTTCCTGCCTTGGTTAAGTGGTGGAATGGCATTGGTGGAATCCTCGATTTTACAAATCCAGAAGCTCGCAACTGGTTCATGACGCAGCTTCGCTCTTTACGCCACAAATATGGCATTTCGTCCTTTAAGCTGGATGCGGGCGAGACCAACTACTTGCCCTGGCAGTTCAGAACCAAAATCCACCTCCCTGATCCAAGCACCTTCACTCGCCGGTACACTGAAATGGCCATTCCCTTCAATGAGCGTGCTGAACTTCGGTCTGGCTACGGCTCTCAGAATATCTCCTGTTTTTTCCGTCTAATTGACCGGGACTCTGTGTGGGGCTATGAACTTGGCCTGAAGTCTCTGATCCCAACCGTCCTCACTATCAGCATCCTAGGCTACCAGTTTATCTTGCCTGACATGATTGGAGGCAATGCCTATCCCAACCGTACTGATGGCAACGGCAAGCTACCAGACCGTGAGCTCTATATTCGATGGCTGGAGCTGTCTGCTTTCATGCCCTCCATGCAGTTCTCCATTCCTCCGTGGGAGTACGATGACGAGGTGGTGGCTATTGCTCAACGGTTCACTGAACTACATGAGACACTGGTGGCTCCCAGGGTCATAGAACTGGCTGGAGAAGTTCTGGACACTGGGGATCCCATAATTCGACCATTATGGTGGATCGCCACCAGTGATGAAACGGCTTATAGAGTTGACTCACAGTTTTTGATAGGGGATGACTTGATGGTGGCACCAGTACTGGAGCCGGGCAAGCAAGAAAGGGATATCTATCTACCAGCAGGACGCTGGAAAAGTTACAAAGGGGAACGATATGACAACAAAGAGCCAATACATCTAACAGATTATCCAGTTGATCTTGATGAAATTGCTTACTTTGAATGGGTTCAGTGa